Proteins from one Bacillota bacterium genomic window:
- a CDS encoding 6-phosphofructokinase, with protein sequence MNPKGIKKIAVLTGGGDCPGLNAVIRAVVKTAINEYGLEVVGFLDGFNGAIYNRIRPLGLSDISGILPRGGTILGTTNRDNPFAYPVIQDGQRITVDVSDQVIENIYRNGAQALVVIGGDGSLTIAKELFDKGLPVVGIPKTIDNDLSATDVTFGFDSALVTATEALDKLHTTAESHHRVMVLEVMGRYAGWIALEAGLAGGADVILIPEIPFSLNKVCEKITNRCQDGKKFSIVVVAEGARYAGGDMVVQKVIPDSADPIRLGGIANKVGNEIEALTGMETRVTVLGHLQRGGSPTPFDRILGTRYGVAAVKLIMEGQFGKMVALRSPQITAVPLAEAVSNLKRVPPDGELVSTARAIGISFGD encoded by the coding sequence ATGAATCCAAAAGGGATCAAGAAAATTGCTGTCCTTACCGGCGGCGGAGATTGCCCAGGATTAAACGCAGTTATCCGCGCTGTAGTTAAAACCGCGATCAATGAGTACGGCCTAGAAGTGGTCGGCTTTCTGGACGGGTTCAATGGCGCTATCTACAACCGGATCCGACCGCTGGGCCTAAGCGATATATCCGGCATCTTGCCTCGGGGTGGAACCATTCTGGGTACTACCAACCGAGATAACCCCTTTGCCTATCCGGTTATCCAGGACGGCCAGCGCATTACCGTCGATGTTTCCGATCAGGTGATTGAGAATATTTACCGGAATGGGGCGCAAGCCCTGGTGGTAATTGGTGGAGACGGCAGTCTCACCATCGCTAAAGAACTGTTCGACAAAGGCTTACCTGTCGTCGGTATACCTAAAACGATTGACAATGACTTATCCGCTACCGATGTCACCTTTGGTTTTGATTCGGCCCTGGTGACGGCTACCGAAGCATTGGATAAACTGCACACCACTGCCGAATCCCATCACCGGGTTATGGTGCTGGAGGTGATGGGCCGCTATGCAGGCTGGATCGCTCTGGAAGCAGGCCTGGCGGGCGGGGCTGACGTCATTCTAATTCCGGAGATCCCGTTTAGCCTGAATAAGGTCTGTGAGAAAATCACCAACCGTTGTCAAGATGGCAAGAAGTTCAGCATCGTGGTCGTGGCCGAGGGAGCCAGGTACGCGGGCGGAGATATGGTGGTGCAGAAGGTAATCCCCGATAGTGCCGATCCCATCCGTTTAGGTGGGATCGCCAACAAGGTAGGCAATGAGATCGAAGCCCTAACGGGGATGGAGACCCGGGTCACTGTTCTTGGTCACCTGCAGCGGGGCGGCAGCCCCACCCCGTTTGACCGCATCCTGGGCACCCGGTACGGTGTCGCTGCGGTCAAACTGATTATGGAGGGTCAATTCGGGAAGATGGTTGCCCTCCGCAGCCCACAGATCACCGCCGTCCCCTTAGCCGAGGCTGTTAGTAATTTGAAGCGCGTTCCACCGGACGGCGAGCTGGTGTCCACTGCCCGGGCGATTGGCATTAGTTTTGGCGATTAA